In Rosa rugosa chromosome 4, drRosRugo1.1, whole genome shotgun sequence, the genomic stretch ACAATTCAATCATAATGGTTAAATCAAAGAGAAATATAATGGAATACAAACACAATTAAGGAAAAGAATTAGGAACATACCAAAAAGCTGCCTCTTGAGATTCTCTTGCATGGTATCATTGTTGCAGACGAAGATGTAACCACCAATGGTTTCATTTCTGGGGAGAGACTCAGACGGTGGAAGTGTCTTGAATTTCTTGTCACCCTTGACGTCCTTGTTATTGTCATCAccatttttcttcttgttgctATTGTTGTTCTTCTTCCCAGCTTTAACTCCAAGATCGAACTCCTCACCCTGGTTCTTGTACGGCTTCAGGTTCAGGTTAATGTTATTGTTGTGAATTGCAGGCTTGGAGTAAATCCCCTTGTTGAAGCCTCCATTGATGCCACCATTAGCAGAAGACCCGAGTTTCCACCCTTGATTAAACCCGTTAAAATCCGGAACCTTCTGGTTGAACCCACTGAAGTCCGGGACCTTCTGATTAAACCCATGGAAGTCCGGGACTTTCTGGTTAAACCCATTAAAGTCTGAAACTTTTGGGTTGAAAGAATTGAAGTCTGAAGCTTTTGGGTTGAAAGAATTGAAGTCTGAAGCTTTGTTAAACCTGTCGCTGAATTCAGAAGCCTTGGGCTTGAAGCTGTTCCAGCCCTCATTCGGGTCGGACCCTTTCTGCTTGTAGTCCAATCCTTCATTGAAATCAGACCCTTTTGGGGTCAAATTAATCAAAGAATTCACCTCACCGCCGACCTTGATGTC encodes the following:
- the LOC133742716 gene encoding DCD domain-containing protein NRP-B codes for the protein MENNNNQSFWQFSDQLRVQTSNLANLSVNDSIWSSSYGSKRPDARRNFDIKVGGEVNSLINLTPKGSDFNEGLDYKQKGSDPNEGWNSFKPKASEFSDRFNKASDFNSFNPKASDFNSFNPKVSDFNGFNQKVPDFHGFNQKVPDFSGFNQKVPDFNGFNQGWKLGSSANGGINGGFNKGIYSKPAIHNNNINLNLKPYKNQGEEFDLGVKAGKKNNNSNKKKNGDDNNKDVKGDKKFKTLPPSESLPRNETIGGYIFVCNNDTMQENLKRQLFGLPPRYRDSVRAITPGLPLFLYNYSTHQLHGIFEAASFGGTNFDPSAWEDKKCPGESRFPAQVKVLTRKVCEPLEEDSFRPILHHYDGPKFRLELSVPEALSLLDIFADQDDIFVTETP